From Cygnus atratus isolate AKBS03 ecotype Queensland, Australia chromosome 1, CAtr_DNAZoo_HiC_assembly, whole genome shotgun sequence, the proteins below share one genomic window:
- the TEF gene encoding thyrotroph embryonic factor isoform X2 yields MLASSPAQPCSAASYFHNWPLQSGSGGGEDSWANCISARLLPFLLGFSQEGLFGAPAPGASEPLSQRPGERVAALAAPLPALPHPRKSVPGQDMSSCNSAGGPAALDFLEVLKSLLEYSLPWTNKMTDKEKEKIKLEEDEAAAASTMAVSASLMPPIWDKTIPYDGESFHLEYMDLDEFLLENGIPSSPTHLDLNQNPLLPVAELEGKESASASTGSPASSSSTAVYQQSEAASSTESPLQNERNTPSPIDPDCVEVEVNFNPDPADLVLSSVPGGELFNPRKHKFTEEDLKPQPMIKKAKKVFVPDEQKDEKYWTRRKKNNVAAKRSRDARRLKENQITIRAAFLEKENTALRTEVAELRKEVGRCKNIVSKYETRYGPFDLSDSE; encoded by the exons ATGCTGGCCAGCAGCCCGGCCCAGCCCTGCTCGGCTGCAAGCTATTTCCACAATTGGCCACTTCAGAGCGGGAGTGGGGGAGGTGAAGACAGCTGGGCAAACTGcatctctgccaggctgcttcccttcctccttgGGTTTTCTCAGGAGGGGTTGTTTGGCGCGCCCGCTCCGGGCGCCTCCGAACCCCTCTCGCAACGCCCAGGCGAGCGGGTTGCGGCGTtggcggccccgctcccggccctcCCTCACCCGCGCAAATCAGTCCCGGGACAGGACATGTCAAGCTGCAACAGCGCTGGGGGCCCCGCTGCCCTGGACTTTCTGGAAGTCCTGAAGTCCCTGCTGGAGTACTCCTTACCCTGGACCAACAAAATGACAG ataaagagaaggagaagataAAGCTTGAGGAAGatgaggcagcagctgccagcactaTGGCAGTCTCGGCTTCCCTTATGCCACCCATTTGGGACAAAACTATTCCTTATGATGGAGAGTCTTTCCACCTGGAGTACATGGATCTGGATGAGTTCCTCCTGGAGAACGGAATTCCTTCCAGCCCTACTCACCTGGATTTGAACCAGAATCCACTCTTGCCTGTGGCtgagctggaaggaaaggagTCTGCCAGTGCTTCCACTGGTTCTCCCGCATCATCCTCTTCCACTGCAGTTTACCAGCAATCTGAAGCAGCCTCCAGCACAG AATCCCCGCTGCAGAATGAGAGAAATACACCCAGCCCCATTGATCCTGACTGTGTAGAAGTTGAGGTGAATTTTAACCCTGACCCTGCTGATTTAGTGCTGTCCAGCGTGCCTGGTGGTGAGCTCTTCAATCCTCGCAAGCACAAGTTCACTGAAGAGGACCTGAAACCACAACCGatgattaaaaaagcaaagaaggttTTTGTCCCAGACGAGCAAAAG gatgAAAAATACTGGACAAGGCGAAAGAAGAACAATGTGGCAGCAAAGCGTTCCCGTGATGCTCGGCGACTAAAGGAGAATCAGATAACAATTCGTGCAGCCtttcttgagaaagaaaatacagcccTGAGGACGGAGGTTGCAGAGCTGCGCAAGGAAGTGGGGCGATGCAAGAACATTGTTTCTAAATACGAGACCAGATACGGACCCTT TGACTTATCTGATTCCGAGTGA
- the TEF gene encoding thyrotroph embryonic factor isoform X3, which translates to MSSCNSAGGPAALDFLEVLKSLLEYSLPWTNKMTDKEKEKIKLEEDEAAAASTMAVSASLMPPIWDKTIPYDGESFHLEYMDLDEFLLENGIPSSPTHLDLNQNPLLPVAELEGKESASASTGSPASSSSTAVYQQSEAASSTESPLQNERNTPSPIDPDCVEVEVNFNPDPADLVLSSVPGGELFNPRKHKFTEEDLKPQPMIKKAKKVFVPDEQKDEKYWTRRKKNNVAAKRSRDARRLKENQITIRAAFLEKENTALRTEVAELRKEVGRCKNIVSKYETRYGPL; encoded by the exons ATGTCAAGCTGCAACAGCGCTGGGGGCCCCGCTGCCCTGGACTTTCTGGAAGTCCTGAAGTCCCTGCTGGAGTACTCCTTACCCTGGACCAACAAAATGACAG ataaagagaaggagaagataAAGCTTGAGGAAGatgaggcagcagctgccagcactaTGGCAGTCTCGGCTTCCCTTATGCCACCCATTTGGGACAAAACTATTCCTTATGATGGAGAGTCTTTCCACCTGGAGTACATGGATCTGGATGAGTTCCTCCTGGAGAACGGAATTCCTTCCAGCCCTACTCACCTGGATTTGAACCAGAATCCACTCTTGCCTGTGGCtgagctggaaggaaaggagTCTGCCAGTGCTTCCACTGGTTCTCCCGCATCATCCTCTTCCACTGCAGTTTACCAGCAATCTGAAGCAGCCTCCAGCACAG AATCCCCGCTGCAGAATGAGAGAAATACACCCAGCCCCATTGATCCTGACTGTGTAGAAGTTGAGGTGAATTTTAACCCTGACCCTGCTGATTTAGTGCTGTCCAGCGTGCCTGGTGGTGAGCTCTTCAATCCTCGCAAGCACAAGTTCACTGAAGAGGACCTGAAACCACAACCGatgattaaaaaagcaaagaaggttTTTGTCCCAGACGAGCAAAAG gatgAAAAATACTGGACAAGGCGAAAGAAGAACAATGTGGCAGCAAAGCGTTCCCGTGATGCTCGGCGACTAAAGGAGAATCAGATAACAATTCGTGCAGCCtttcttgagaaagaaaatacagcccTGAGGACGGAGGTTGCAGAGCTGCGCAAGGAAGTGGGGCGATGCAAGAACATTGTTTCTAAATACGAGACCAGATACGGACCCTTGTAA
- the TEF gene encoding thyrotroph embryonic factor isoform X1 has protein sequence MPGRAAHQEAAAAGGAEPAAAGGSAGAAGRQEQRGLPGAFPLVLKKLMENPPRDARLDKEKEKIKLEEDEAAAASTMAVSASLMPPIWDKTIPYDGESFHLEYMDLDEFLLENGIPSSPTHLDLNQNPLLPVAELEGKESASASTGSPASSSSTAVYQQSEAASSTESPLQNERNTPSPIDPDCVEVEVNFNPDPADLVLSSVPGGELFNPRKHKFTEEDLKPQPMIKKAKKVFVPDEQKDEKYWTRRKKNNVAAKRSRDARRLKENQITIRAAFLEKENTALRTEVAELRKEVGRCKNIVSKYETRYGPFDLSDSE, from the exons ATGCCCGGCCGCGCCGCGCACCAGGAGGCGGCTGCGGCGGGGGGAGCGGAGCCCGCGGCAgccgggggcagcgcgggggcCGCCGGGCGGCAGGAGCAGCGGGGCCTGCCCGGGGCCTTCCCGCTGGTGCTGAAGAAGCTGATGGAGAACCCGCCGCGGGACGCGCGCCTGG ataaagagaaggagaagataAAGCTTGAGGAAGatgaggcagcagctgccagcactaTGGCAGTCTCGGCTTCCCTTATGCCACCCATTTGGGACAAAACTATTCCTTATGATGGAGAGTCTTTCCACCTGGAGTACATGGATCTGGATGAGTTCCTCCTGGAGAACGGAATTCCTTCCAGCCCTACTCACCTGGATTTGAACCAGAATCCACTCTTGCCTGTGGCtgagctggaaggaaaggagTCTGCCAGTGCTTCCACTGGTTCTCCCGCATCATCCTCTTCCACTGCAGTTTACCAGCAATCTGAAGCAGCCTCCAGCACAG AATCCCCGCTGCAGAATGAGAGAAATACACCCAGCCCCATTGATCCTGACTGTGTAGAAGTTGAGGTGAATTTTAACCCTGACCCTGCTGATTTAGTGCTGTCCAGCGTGCCTGGTGGTGAGCTCTTCAATCCTCGCAAGCACAAGTTCACTGAAGAGGACCTGAAACCACAACCGatgattaaaaaagcaaagaaggttTTTGTCCCAGACGAGCAAAAG gatgAAAAATACTGGACAAGGCGAAAGAAGAACAATGTGGCAGCAAAGCGTTCCCGTGATGCTCGGCGACTAAAGGAGAATCAGATAACAATTCGTGCAGCCtttcttgagaaagaaaatacagcccTGAGGACGGAGGTTGCAGAGCTGCGCAAGGAAGTGGGGCGATGCAAGAACATTGTTTCTAAATACGAGACCAGATACGGACCCTT TGACTTATCTGATTCCGAGTGA